The following proteins are encoded in a genomic region of Xanthomonas cassavae CFBP 4642:
- a CDS encoding GGDEF domain-containing protein: protein MPATVWRRVLIACLLLVISAIACAQPQPWKSIESATLDDPIGALQIAQRALQRARAEHDSDAQFWALLAQARVLISLEDSQARQAALIQARGLLDQLHGSAAQARLWLDIVQSLSDVRDNPNRSMVARLNGLRQQARTLGRSDLLCEIEAIDMWSMLASGSSDEAWNAAQTSYQCAAREGLLGLEVDGLTQIGSLASRVAGKVADDNDAQDYLQRALARLHDQPARFQRSLIEYEYGSALALQQPAAALLHFRRALALSRELSDQAGVAAALTNASEALIKTGDAEAALTMAREALPLMQKQGNVGRVAACHTVLLQALTALESPELGSAITAAKVADDPNLALTGRVELVDAIAQALAAEGRHAEAYQELQRSNALRAQNLGRQRDTVMLRLQARYEDARRDAETAELRRRSETARLALQAREAGQRALWIALCAACLLLLGALVVLAFGARHRRQLSRLAMRDELTGLPNRRAIRAEAQQQTDHALRTQTPCMLALIDLDHFKLINDVHGHAAGDAVLTALASASKLALRAQDRLGRLGGEEFLLVLPGCSPDELPAVFARLRNAVAAIAIPGLPAEQPVRFCMGAVSVTPGSGLDVLLGQADLALYAAKTAGRDQWAVC from the coding sequence ATGCCTGCCACCGTCTGGCGACGTGTGCTCATCGCCTGCCTGTTGCTGGTGATCAGCGCCATCGCATGCGCGCAGCCGCAGCCGTGGAAAAGCATTGAATCGGCCACGCTCGACGACCCGATCGGCGCGTTGCAGATCGCCCAGCGCGCCCTGCAGCGGGCCAGGGCCGAGCACGACAGCGACGCGCAGTTCTGGGCGTTGCTGGCGCAGGCGCGGGTGCTGATTTCGCTGGAAGACAGCCAGGCGCGCCAGGCCGCGCTGATCCAGGCGCGCGGCCTGCTCGATCAGTTGCACGGCAGCGCCGCGCAGGCGCGGCTCTGGCTGGACATCGTGCAGTCGCTCAGCGATGTACGCGACAACCCCAATCGCAGCATGGTGGCGCGCCTGAACGGCCTGCGGCAGCAGGCACGCACGCTGGGGCGCAGCGATCTGCTGTGCGAGATCGAAGCGATCGACATGTGGAGCATGCTGGCCTCCGGCAGCAGCGACGAAGCCTGGAATGCGGCGCAAACCAGTTACCAGTGCGCCGCGCGCGAAGGACTGCTGGGCCTGGAGGTGGATGGCCTGACCCAGATCGGCTCACTGGCCAGCCGTGTCGCCGGCAAGGTCGCCGACGACAACGACGCGCAGGATTACCTGCAGCGCGCCCTGGCCCGCCTGCACGACCAGCCGGCGCGCTTCCAGCGCAGCCTGATCGAATACGAATACGGCAGCGCGTTGGCGCTGCAGCAACCGGCGGCCGCCTTGCTGCATTTCCGGCGCGCGTTGGCGTTGAGCCGCGAGCTGAGCGATCAGGCCGGCGTGGCGGCGGCGCTGACCAATGCCAGCGAGGCCTTGATCAAGACCGGCGACGCCGAGGCAGCCTTGACGATGGCGCGCGAAGCGCTGCCGTTGATGCAGAAGCAGGGCAATGTCGGCCGCGTGGCGGCTTGCCATACCGTGCTGTTGCAGGCGCTCACCGCGCTGGAATCGCCCGAGCTGGGCAGTGCGATCACCGCGGCCAAGGTCGCTGACGACCCGAATCTTGCCTTGACCGGGCGCGTGGAGCTGGTCGATGCCATCGCCCAGGCGCTGGCCGCCGAAGGCCGGCATGCCGAGGCGTACCAGGAGTTGCAACGCTCCAACGCATTGCGCGCGCAGAACCTGGGCCGCCAGCGCGACACCGTGATGCTGCGGCTGCAGGCGCGCTATGAAGATGCGCGCCGCGACGCCGAAACCGCCGAGTTGCGCCGCCGCAGCGAAACTGCACGGCTGGCGCTGCAGGCACGCGAAGCCGGCCAGCGCGCGCTCTGGATCGCGTTATGCGCGGCCTGCCTGCTGCTGCTCGGTGCATTGGTGGTGCTGGCATTCGGCGCGCGCCATCGCCGCCAGCTGTCGCGGCTGGCCATGCGCGACGAACTCACTGGCCTGCCGAATCGCCGTGCCATTCGCGCCGAGGCGCAGCAGCAGACGGACCATGCCTTGCGCACGCAAACGCCCTGCATGCTGGCCTTGATCGACCTGGATCACTTCAAGCTGATCAACGACGTGCACGGCCACGCCGCAGGCGATGCGGTGCTCACCGCCCTGGCCAGCGCATCGAAGCTGGCGCTGCGCGCGCAGGACCGCCTGGGCCGCCTGGGTGGCGAAGAATTCCTGCTGGTGTTGCCGGGCTGCAGCCCGGACGAACTGCCGGCGGTGTTCGCGCGCCTGCGCAACGCCGTGGCCGCCATCGCCATCCCCGGCCTGCCTGCCGAGCAACCGGTGCGGTTCTGCATGGGCGCGGTCAGCGTCACACCGGGGAGCGGGCTGGATGTGCTGCTTGGCCAGGCCGATCTGGCGCTATATGCCGCCAAGACCGCCGGGCGCGATCAATGGGCGGTGTGCTGA
- a CDS encoding class I SAM-dependent methyltransferase, protein MPVPFTQRRAHARPPPDVQAVTHYSGPLLTLPDAQALLAARCSGLATWTGSLDLGRSTDTAQLDAQTWQWRGRGYPYPGKLKDRTLYFWDNDDFAPISRFGGALIKLVPTEWGAPTFEIDGIKMLPSAQVSPFEDARRKVALVNPRGKIVLDTCGGLGYFAACCLEDGVAQLRSFEKNADVLWLRTLNPWSPDPDAAAAGGRLQLLHADVSQQIAMLADASVDAVLHDPPRFGIAGELYSQTFYDHLARVLRRGGRLFHYTGTPNRLTSGRDVPNEVSKRLAKAGFSTQLALDGVLATLPGRR, encoded by the coding sequence ATGCCAGTCCCTTTCACACAACGGCGTGCGCATGCGCGTCCGCCTCCAGACGTGCAAGCCGTGACCCATTACTCCGGACCGTTACTCACTCTCCCCGATGCCCAGGCGCTGCTGGCAGCGCGCTGCAGCGGTCTTGCCACGTGGACCGGCTCGCTGGATCTGGGCCGCAGCACCGACACTGCACAGCTGGATGCGCAGACCTGGCAGTGGCGCGGCCGCGGCTATCCGTATCCGGGCAAGCTCAAGGACCGCACGCTGTACTTCTGGGACAACGACGACTTTGCGCCGATCTCGCGATTCGGCGGTGCGTTGATCAAGTTGGTGCCCACCGAATGGGGCGCGCCCACCTTCGAGATCGATGGCATCAAGATGCTGCCGTCGGCACAGGTGTCGCCGTTCGAGGATGCGCGCCGCAAGGTGGCGCTGGTGAACCCGCGCGGCAAGATCGTGCTCGATACCTGCGGCGGCTTGGGCTACTTCGCGGCATGTTGCCTGGAAGATGGCGTGGCGCAGCTGCGTTCGTTCGAGAAGAACGCCGATGTGCTGTGGTTGCGCACGCTCAACCCGTGGTCGCCGGATCCGGATGCGGCAGCGGCCGGCGGACGCCTGCAGTTGCTCCATGCCGATGTCTCGCAACAGATCGCCATGCTTGCCGACGCCTCGGTAGACGCCGTCCTGCATGATCCGCCGCGCTTCGGCATCGCCGGCGAGCTGTATTCGCAGACCTTCTACGATCATCTGGCGCGTGTGCTGCGCCGTGGCGGGCGGCTGTTCCACTACACCGGTACGCCGAACAGGCTCACCAGCGGGCGCGATGTGCCCAACGAGGTGAGCAAGCGGCTTGCCAAGGCCGGCTTCAGCACCCAGCTCGCGCTCGATGGGGTGCTGGCCACCTTGCCCGGGCGCCGGTAA
- a CDS encoding DMT family transporter, with product MLKGVLLGFACYAAYSISDAFVKLLEGSLPVYEVLFLGALLMLLAVPFLKKPDDQLRELVMARQPALWLLRALTGAIGNLTSVIAFTTLPMAEAFALIFLMPIFVTVLSVVFLKEEVRWRRWTAVIVGFIGVLIVLRPGFRHLTHGHVAAIVCGLVGAISVIALRMAGHSEKRLTLYGAGVIGPLVMGAILMLPSFVWPSLYQWGLLAGYGLLAGLAAICMMYATRLAPVSVVAPTQYSQMLWAIGFGYLLFHDHLDWPMGVGIALILGAGLFTLIREEQVSRWWRRTKIV from the coding sequence ATGCTGAAAGGTGTGTTGTTGGGGTTTGCCTGCTATGCGGCCTATTCGATCAGCGATGCATTCGTGAAGCTGCTGGAAGGTAGCTTGCCTGTGTACGAGGTGCTGTTTCTGGGCGCCTTGCTGATGCTGCTGGCGGTGCCGTTCCTGAAAAAGCCCGACGACCAGCTGCGCGAACTGGTCATGGCCAGGCAGCCAGCCCTGTGGCTGTTGCGCGCGCTCACCGGTGCCATTGGCAATCTCACCTCGGTGATCGCTTTCACCACCTTGCCGATGGCCGAAGCGTTTGCGCTGATCTTCTTGATGCCGATCTTCGTCACCGTGCTGTCGGTGGTCTTCCTCAAGGAAGAAGTGCGCTGGCGGCGCTGGACGGCGGTGATCGTGGGCTTTATCGGCGTGCTGATCGTGCTGCGGCCAGGATTTCGGCATCTCACCCACGGCCATGTGGCAGCAATCGTCTGCGGCCTGGTCGGTGCCATCTCGGTGATCGCCCTGCGCATGGCCGGGCATAGCGAAAAGCGCCTGACGCTGTACGGCGCCGGCGTCATTGGCCCGCTGGTAATGGGCGCCATCCTGATGCTGCCGAGCTTCGTCTGGCCCTCGCTGTACCAATGGGGCCTGCTGGCCGGCTACGGCCTGCTCGCCGGCCTGGCTGCCATCTGCATGATGTACGCCACGCGCCTGGCGCCGGTCAGCGTGGTGGCGCCCACCCAGTACAGCCAGATGCTGTGGGCGATCGGCTTCGGCTACCTGCTGTTCCACGACCATCTGGACTGGCCGATGGGCGTGGGCATTGCACTGATCCTGGGCGCAGGCCTGTTCACACTGATTCGCGAGGAGCAGGTCTCGCGCTGGTGGCGGCGGACCAAGATCGTTTGA
- a CDS encoding transporter substrate-binding domain-containing protein yields MRARILIGTLLTCGIAHAAPPTSRLDAVLASGVLRVCTTGDYRPYSLLRADGTFEGSDIALAQSLANGLDARISFVRTSWPQLLPDLLADRCEIAVGGISVTLQRQRQASFSAVLDVDGKIPLVRCADQARYRSVAQLNRPEVRVIEPPGGTNEAFARRELPRAQLRLFADNTTIFQELVERRADVMITDASEALYQQARLPGLCAVAPDHPLDYSEKAFLLPRDDAAWKAYVDQWLHLSKASGEYARIVDGNRE; encoded by the coding sequence ATGCGCGCTCGCATCTTGATCGGAACACTGCTGACCTGCGGCATCGCGCACGCGGCTCCGCCAACCTCACGCCTGGATGCGGTGCTCGCCTCCGGTGTGTTACGCGTGTGCACCACCGGCGACTATCGTCCGTATTCGCTGCTGCGCGCCGACGGCACCTTCGAAGGCAGCGATATCGCGCTGGCGCAATCGCTGGCCAACGGCCTGGATGCACGGATCAGCTTCGTGCGCACCAGCTGGCCGCAGCTGTTGCCCGACCTGCTTGCCGACCGCTGCGAGATCGCCGTGGGCGGCATTTCGGTGACCTTGCAGCGGCAACGCCAGGCCAGCTTCAGTGCGGTGCTGGACGTGGACGGCAAGATCCCGCTGGTGCGCTGCGCCGACCAGGCCCGCTACCGCAGTGTCGCCCAGCTCAACCGCCCGGAGGTACGCGTGATCGAACCGCCTGGTGGCACCAACGAAGCCTTTGCACGGCGCGAGCTACCGCGCGCGCAACTACGCCTGTTCGCCGACAACACCACCATCTTTCAGGAGCTGGTGGAGCGGCGTGCCGATGTCATGATCACCGACGCCTCCGAAGCGCTCTACCAGCAGGCCAGGCTTCCCGGATTATGCGCCGTGGCTCCCGATCACCCGCTGGACTACAGCGAAAAGGCCTTCCTGCTCCCGCGCGACGACGCTGCATGGAAAGCCTATGTCGACCAGTGGCTGCACCTGAGCAAGGCCAGCGGCGAATATGCGCGGATTGTAGACGGGAATAGGGAATAG
- the cycA gene encoding D-serine/D-alanine/glycine transporter, which produces MSDPSAPDHLQRSLSNRHLQLIAIGGAIGTGLFMGSGKTISLAGPSILFVYLIIGAMLFFVMRAMGELLLSNLDYKSFIDFSTDLLGPWAGFFCGWTYWFCWIITAIADVIAIAAYAQFWFPGLAPWIPAIACVLLLLALNLVTVKLFGEMEFWFALIKIIAICALIITGAGLVAWGFRSPSGNVASLANLWNDGGMFPMGIGGFFAGFQIAVFAFVGIELVGTTAAETADPRRNLPKAINSIPVRILIFYVLALIAIMAVTPWRQVVADKSPFVELFVLAGVPAAASLINFVVLTSATSSANSGIFSTSRMLYGLAEEQHAPKGFAKLSRAAVPARGLLFSCLCLLLGAMLVYLIPNLVTAFTLVTTLSAVLFMFVWSLILCAYIAYRRKRPEQHAASAFKMPGGVLMCYVCLAFFAFVVVLLTLQADTRQALLASPVWFLILAIGYAVKRQQTRSG; this is translated from the coding sequence ATGTCCGATCCGTCCGCGCCCGATCATCTGCAACGCAGCCTGTCCAATCGCCACCTGCAGTTGATCGCGATTGGTGGGGCGATCGGCACCGGCTTGTTCATGGGCTCGGGCAAGACGATCAGTCTGGCCGGGCCGTCGATCCTGTTCGTCTACCTGATCATCGGCGCGATGCTGTTCTTCGTGATGCGCGCGATGGGCGAGCTGCTGCTGTCCAACCTGGACTACAAGTCGTTCATCGACTTCTCCACCGATCTGCTCGGCCCCTGGGCCGGATTCTTCTGCGGGTGGACGTACTGGTTCTGCTGGATCATCACTGCCATCGCCGACGTGATCGCCATTGCGGCCTACGCGCAGTTCTGGTTTCCCGGCCTGGCGCCGTGGATTCCGGCGATTGCGTGTGTGCTGTTGCTGCTGGCATTGAATCTGGTGACGGTGAAACTGTTCGGCGAGATGGAGTTCTGGTTTGCACTGATCAAGATCATCGCCATTTGCGCGCTGATCATCACCGGTGCGGGGCTGGTGGCGTGGGGTTTCCGTTCGCCGTCGGGCAATGTGGCCTCGCTGGCGAACCTGTGGAACGACGGCGGCATGTTCCCGATGGGCATCGGCGGATTCTTCGCCGGCTTCCAGATCGCGGTGTTCGCGTTTGTCGGCATCGAGCTGGTGGGCACCACCGCCGCCGAAACCGCCGACCCGCGCCGCAATCTGCCCAAGGCGATCAACTCGATTCCGGTGCGGATCCTGATCTTCTACGTGCTGGCGCTGATCGCCATCATGGCGGTCACGCCGTGGCGGCAGGTGGTGGCCGACAAGAGCCCGTTCGTGGAGCTGTTCGTGCTGGCCGGGGTGCCGGCCGCGGCGAGCCTGATCAATTTCGTAGTGCTGACCTCGGCGACGTCTTCGGCCAACAGCGGCATCTTCTCCACCAGCCGCATGCTCTACGGCCTGGCCGAGGAGCAGCATGCGCCCAAGGGATTTGCCAAGCTCTCGCGCGCGGCGGTGCCGGCACGCGGCCTGCTGTTCTCCTGCCTGTGCCTGTTGCTGGGCGCGATGCTGGTGTACCTGATCCCCAACCTGGTCACTGCGTTCACGCTGGTCACCACCTTGTCGGCGGTGCTCTTCATGTTCGTGTGGTCGCTGATCCTGTGCGCCTACATCGCGTACCGGCGCAAGCGGCCCGAGCAGCATGCGGCCTCGGCGTTCAAGATGCCCGGTGGCGTGTTGATGTGCTACGTGTGCCTGGCGTTCTTCGCCTTCGTCGTCGTGCTGCTGACCTTGCAGGCCGACACGCGCCAGGCCCTGCTGGCCAGCCCGGTGTGGTTCCTGATCCTGGCGATCGGCTATGCGGTGAAGCGGCAGCAGACGCGCAGCGGCTGA
- a CDS encoding CorA family divalent cation transporter: MITTHPIAGTQHTQGCWVDLCQASAQELALAADKVGFALPDRAAIGEIEFSSRVRRQDEVLFLNVPRFQDDDGPTAPLGFALSPTMLVTLREQHMGSLDAVAARLAHEPCHCADDLLLRIFDQLVGRLADRLESLEAEVTDTTRQVFDNPHKTKDLERMLHQVGGMGRRLGGLHNAGQGLLRLVTYLDGAAPDWFGADAAKRIGLLHKDLTTLSEFQQHMDDRIEFLLDSVLGMINMDQNNVMKVMAVASVVGIPPTVLVGIWGMNFAYMPELKWHDAYFWALGIIALSVVVPLAWFRKRGWV, encoded by the coding sequence ATGATCACGACGCACCCGATTGCCGGAACGCAGCACACACAAGGCTGCTGGGTCGACCTGTGCCAGGCCAGCGCGCAGGAACTGGCGCTGGCCGCAGACAAGGTGGGCTTTGCGCTGCCGGATCGCGCAGCCATCGGCGAGATCGAATTTTCCAGCCGGGTGCGGCGCCAGGACGAGGTGCTGTTTCTCAACGTGCCGCGCTTTCAGGACGACGATGGCCCGACTGCGCCGCTGGGCTTTGCGCTGTCGCCGACCATGCTGGTGACCCTGCGCGAGCAGCACATGGGCTCGCTGGACGCGGTGGCCGCGCGTCTTGCGCATGAGCCCTGCCATTGCGCCGACGATCTGCTGTTGCGCATCTTCGACCAGTTGGTGGGGCGCCTGGCAGACCGGCTGGAGTCGCTGGAAGCCGAGGTCACCGACACCACCCGGCAGGTGTTCGACAACCCGCACAAAACCAAGGACCTGGAGCGCATGCTGCATCAGGTCGGAGGCATGGGACGGCGTCTGGGCGGGCTGCACAATGCCGGGCAAGGCCTGCTGCGCCTGGTCACCTATCTGGACGGCGCCGCGCCGGACTGGTTCGGTGCCGATGCGGCCAAACGCATCGGCTTGCTGCACAAGGACCTGACCACCCTGAGCGAATTCCAGCAGCACATGGACGACCGCATCGAGTTCCTGCTCGACAGCGTGCTAGGCATGATCAACATGGACCAGAACAACGTGATGAAGGTGATGGCGGTGGCGTCGGTGGTCGGCATTCCGCCCACCGTGCTGGTCGGCATCTGGGGCATGAACTTCGCCTACATGCCTGAACTGAAATGGCACGATGCCTACTTCTGGGCGCTGGGGATCATCGCTCTGAGCGTGGTGGTGCCGCTGGCGTGGTTCCGCAAGCGGGGATGGGTGTGA
- a CDS encoding AIM24 family protein: MAVRTLNEFLAHSKEKDVSPDPFELENPHLLEVRLNGMVWSKAGAMVARTGNVKFTREGLLEQGLGNLLKKAVSGEGMQLMKAEGQGRVYLADVGKLVTLLRLNGESIFVNGNDVLAFESGIEHKITMMRKVAGMLSGGLFNVRLSGHGIVAITSHYEPLTLPVTADSGPVFTDPNATVAWSGTLTPELVTDVSLGTLFGRGSGESLQMRFAGEGWVVVQPYEEASFQAKG; the protein is encoded by the coding sequence ATGGCCGTACGCACCCTCAACGAATTTCTTGCCCACTCCAAGGAAAAGGACGTCAGCCCCGATCCCTTCGAGCTGGAAAACCCGCATCTGCTGGAAGTGCGCCTCAACGGCATGGTGTGGTCCAAGGCCGGCGCCATGGTCGCGCGCACCGGCAACGTCAAGTTCACTCGCGAAGGCCTGCTGGAACAGGGCCTGGGCAATCTGCTGAAAAAAGCTGTCAGCGGCGAAGGCATGCAGCTGATGAAGGCCGAAGGCCAGGGCCGCGTGTATCTGGCCGATGTCGGCAAGCTGGTCACGCTGCTGCGCTTGAATGGCGAGTCGATCTTCGTCAACGGCAATGACGTGCTGGCGTTCGAATCCGGCATCGAGCACAAGATCACCATGATGCGCAAAGTGGCGGGCATGCTCTCCGGTGGCCTGTTCAACGTGCGCCTGAGCGGCCACGGCATCGTGGCGATCACCTCGCACTACGAGCCGTTGACCCTGCCGGTCACCGCCGACAGCGGCCCGGTGTTCACCGACCCCAATGCCACCGTGGCCTGGTCGGGCACGCTGACCCCCGAGCTGGTCACCGATGTGTCGCTCGGTACGTTGTTCGGCCGCGGCTCGGGTGAGAGCCTGCAGATGCGCTTTGCCGGCGAAGGCTGGGTGGTGGTGCAGCCATACGAAGAAGCCAGTTTCCAGGCCAAGGGCTGA